A genomic stretch from Desulfotignum balticum DSM 7044 includes:
- the hrpA gene encoding ATP-dependent RNA helicase HrpA: MMQKKPSHFPKKPRPARKPLVRSPENRPAQLNFPQDLPITARKDAIIKAIQTSRVVIISGETGSGKTTQIPKCCLAAGCGTRGMIGCTQPRRIAAINVAKRMAFEFKESLGQSVGYKIRFDDKTPAGACIKVMTDGILLAETQQDPLLKRYDTIIVDEAHERSLNIDFTLGILRRLIKKRKHLKLIITSATIDTRKFSEAFDNAPIIEVSGRMFPVEMIYRPILEDTGEKQNPEDQGYVEAAADAAHSLLTRTRSGDMLIFMPTEQDIGETMELLRGRQHPGVTILPLFARLSAGEQAKVFSRAPGRKIIVSTNVAETSLTIPGIRYVIDTGLARIPSYSPRTRTTSLPVRPISQSSANQRMGRCGRVENGICIRLYDEDDFNGRPFFTAPEILRSNLAEVILRMISLKLGDVQGFPFIDPPAPKSIRDGFDTLVELGAVKVSDKPKKSFELTDVGQIMSRIPVDPKLSRILIAAKDNHCLAEALVIATALSISDVRQRPADKAAAADQKHARFKDPSSDFITLLNIWDAYQAEEKKSRSRTKLRQFCMDHFLSFKRIREWLDIHSQIRRQLKEHGFSNFSPFTFLPGTDHLKSKAKDIGGPLYIALHKSLLAGYLSHIAHKKEKNIYAAAKGQQAMIFPGSGLFDKAGPWIVAAEYVKTSQLFARGVANIDPAWLEEIGKDLCTRTYSDPRWEKKQGRVMATEQVSLFGLIIVAGRAVPYGKINPQEAGDIFIRRALVDGEIHQPFAFMVHNRNLIQELEEAEHKTRQRDILVSTEDMVQFYHARLPRPFYHIKTFARFLKDQKEDAFLRMTRQDLEKNKADQDHLALFPDVLNTAQGNFALSYRFDPGNDTDGVTVKVPADMAAQVPKTAVEKLVPGLFEEKIAGLIKGLPKSYRVRLMPVQATAARIANNLPKDDTPLFSQLSAFIRKHYGLTIPATAWSEDHLADHLKMRISIRDHKDREITSLRDPSILNRFPHAAPQPGTSALDRARQTFEKTGITDWTFPDLAEVHCIDEPDGFTRKVYPGLKIEEDTLSLRLFLSRQDAKAAHVQGIRRLYEHGFTDLFKAVKKDIRATGDLKRIARYFDGPAAFQHAVYTCITRHLFEKNLRTREAFESYIQKLRPTLFQQTQDLIQDIQAVGLAYAECFSLIQALSLKHQARPQASRMLADLFEGLKNLVPPHFLSLYSIQRIQHLPRYVDCLRIRAQRGADNPAKESEKAKKISRFEHHLATQVAGLSEKTSPEKAEKVEDFFWLLEEYKISVFAQELKTAVKVSAKRLEKELHTLSTLI; encoded by the coding sequence ATGATGCAAAAAAAACCTTCCCATTTTCCCAAAAAACCTCGACCCGCCCGGAAACCATTGGTTCGATCCCCTGAAAACAGACCGGCCCAACTGAATTTTCCACAAGATCTTCCCATCACGGCCAGAAAAGATGCCATCATCAAAGCCATCCAGACCAGCCGGGTGGTGATCATTTCCGGAGAAACCGGTTCGGGCAAAACCACCCAGATCCCCAAATGCTGTCTGGCTGCCGGCTGCGGCACCCGGGGCATGATCGGCTGCACCCAGCCCCGGCGCATCGCCGCAATCAATGTGGCCAAACGCATGGCATTTGAATTCAAGGAATCTTTAGGGCAATCCGTGGGCTACAAGATCCGGTTTGACGATAAAACCCCTGCGGGTGCCTGCATCAAGGTGATGACCGACGGCATTCTTCTGGCGGAAACCCAGCAGGATCCGCTGCTCAAGCGCTATGACACCATTATTGTGGACGAGGCCCATGAAAGAAGCCTGAACATCGATTTTACCCTGGGAATTCTCAGACGTCTGATAAAAAAACGCAAACACCTGAAATTGATCATCACATCCGCCACTATTGATACCCGGAAATTTTCCGAAGCCTTTGACAACGCCCCCATCATCGAGGTTTCCGGCCGGATGTTTCCCGTGGAAATGATATACCGGCCCATTCTGGAGGACACCGGAGAAAAACAGAATCCGGAAGATCAAGGATATGTGGAAGCGGCGGCTGATGCAGCCCATTCTCTTTTGACCCGGACCCGGTCCGGGGACATGCTGATCTTCATGCCCACGGAACAGGACATCGGGGAAACCATGGAACTGCTCCGGGGCCGGCAGCATCCCGGTGTCACCATTCTGCCGCTGTTCGCCCGGCTGTCCGCCGGTGAACAGGCCAAAGTGTTTTCAAGGGCCCCGGGACGGAAAATCATTGTCTCCACCAATGTGGCGGAAACCTCTTTGACCATTCCGGGCATCCGATATGTGATCGACACGGGCCTGGCCCGGATTCCCAGTTATTCTCCGAGAACCCGGACCACCTCGCTGCCCGTGCGGCCCATTTCCCAGAGTTCCGCCAACCAGCGCATGGGACGGTGCGGCCGGGTGGAAAACGGGATATGTATCCGGCTGTACGATGAAGATGATTTCAACGGCCGCCCGTTTTTCACGGCCCCGGAAATCTTGCGGAGCAACCTGGCGGAAGTCATCTTGCGCATGATTTCCCTGAAACTGGGGGATGTACAGGGATTTCCCTTTATCGATCCGCCCGCCCCCAAAAGCATCCGGGACGGATTTGACACCCTGGTGGAGCTGGGGGCCGTCAAGGTGTCGGACAAGCCCAAAAAATCCTTTGAGCTCACGGACGTGGGACAGATCATGTCACGAATCCCCGTGGATCCCAAACTGTCCCGCATTCTCATTGCGGCCAAAGACAACCACTGCCTGGCCGAAGCCCTGGTCATTGCCACGGCGTTGTCCATTTCCGATGTCCGGCAGCGCCCGGCTGACAAAGCAGCGGCAGCCGACCAGAAGCATGCCCGGTTCAAAGACCCGTCCTCTGATTTCATCACCCTGCTCAACATCTGGGATGCTTATCAGGCAGAAGAAAAAAAATCCCGGTCAAGGACCAAACTCCGGCAGTTCTGCATGGATCATTTTCTGTCTTTCAAACGCATCCGGGAATGGCTGGATATCCACAGCCAGATCCGGCGCCAGCTGAAAGAACACGGGTTTTCTAATTTCTCGCCCTTTACTTTTCTGCCCGGCACGGATCATTTGAAATCAAAGGCCAAAGACATCGGCGGCCCTTTGTATATTGCCCTGCACAAATCCCTTTTGGCCGGATATCTGTCCCACATTGCCCATAAAAAGGAAAAAAATATCTATGCAGCGGCCAAAGGCCAGCAGGCCATGATTTTTCCGGGATCCGGGTTGTTTGACAAAGCCGGTCCCTGGATTGTGGCGGCCGAGTATGTCAAAACCAGCCAGCTGTTTGCCAGAGGGGTGGCCAATATCGATCCGGCCTGGCTGGAGGAGATCGGCAAAGATCTGTGCACCCGCACCTATTCGGATCCCCGGTGGGAAAAAAAACAGGGCCGGGTCATGGCCACGGAACAGGTCTCGTTGTTCGGTCTCATCATTGTGGCGGGCCGGGCCGTGCCTTATGGAAAAATCAATCCCCAGGAGGCCGGGGATATTTTTATCCGCAGAGCCTTGGTGGACGGTGAAATTCACCAGCCCTTCGCTTTCATGGTCCACAACCGGAACCTGATCCAAGAACTGGAAGAGGCGGAACACAAGACAAGGCAGCGGGATATTCTGGTAAGCACGGAGGACATGGTCCAGTTTTACCATGCCCGGCTGCCCCGGCCGTTTTATCACATCAAAACCTTTGCCAGATTTCTCAAAGACCAGAAAGAGGATGCGTTTCTGCGCATGACCCGGCAAGACCTGGAAAAAAACAAAGCGGACCAGGATCATCTGGCATTGTTCCCGGATGTGCTGAACACGGCACAGGGAAACTTTGCCCTGTCTTACCGGTTTGACCCCGGAAACGACACGGATGGGGTCACAGTCAAGGTGCCGGCGGACATGGCGGCCCAGGTCCCTAAGACTGCTGTGGAAAAACTGGTGCCCGGACTGTTTGAAGAAAAAATCGCCGGACTGATCAAGGGACTGCCCAAATCATACCGGGTCCGGCTGATGCCCGTCCAGGCCACAGCAGCCCGGATCGCAAATAATCTGCCTAAAGACGACACGCCGTTGTTCTCCCAGTTGTCCGCCTTTATCCGGAAACACTATGGATTGACCATTCCTGCCACAGCCTGGTCGGAAGACCATCTGGCGGATCACTTGAAAATGCGGATTTCCATCCGGGACCACAAAGACCGGGAAATCACCTCTTTAAGGGATCCATCCATTTTAAACCGGTTCCCGCATGCAGCGCCCCAGCCCGGCACATCCGCCCTGGACCGGGCCAGGCAGACATTTGAAAAAACAGGGATCACAGACTGGACGTTTCCCGATTTGGCGGAAGTGCATTGCATTGACGAGCCGGACGGGTTCACCCGAAAGGTGTACCCGGGGCTGAAAATCGAGGAGGACACGTTAAGTCTGCGGCTGTTTCTCTCCCGGCAGGATGCAAAAGCCGCCCATGTCCAGGGAATCCGAAGGCTGTATGAGCACGGGTTTACCGATCTGTTCAAGGCCGTTAAAAAAGATATCCGCGCCACAGGGGATCTCAAGCGGATCGCCAGGTATTTTGACGGGCCGGCCGCATTTCAACATGCGGTTTATACCTGTATCACCCGGCATCTGTTTGAAAAAAACCTGCGGACCCGGGAGGCGTTTGAATCCTATATCCAAAAACTGCGCCCCACCCTTTTTCAGCAGACACAGGATCTGATCCAGGATATTCAGGCTGTCGGCCTGGCGTATGCCGAATGTTTTTCTTTGATCCAGGCCCTGTCTTTAAAACATCAGGCCCGGCCCCAGGCCAGCCGGATGCTTGCAGACCTGTTTGAAGGGCTTAAAAACCTGGTGCCGCCCCATTTTCTTTCTTTATATTCCATCCAGAGAATCCAGCATTTGCCCCGGTATGTGGACTGTCTTAGAATCCGGGCCCAGCGTGGGGCGGACAACCCGGCCAAAGAATCTGAAAAAGCCAAAAAAATCAGCCGGTTTGAACATCACCTGGCCACCCAGGTGGCCGGACTGTCTGAAAAAACATCCCCGGAAAAAGCCGAAAAAGTCGAAGATTTTTTCTGGCTTCTGGAAGAATACAAAATCTCCGTATTTGCCCAGGAATTGAAAACCGCAGTCAAGGTGTCTGCCAAACGCCTGGAAAAAGAACTGCACACCCTGTCCACCCTGATCTGA
- a CDS encoding ParA family protein, protein MTQIISIANQKGGVGKTTTAVNLSAALAMLKKKVLLVDCDSQANATTGLGVEKPGLEASLYHGLIGEADIQDLLLPTMLPGLTLLPANVDLIGFEIEMVSVSQREARLKQLLLPVADQYDYVLIDCPPALSLLTLNAFVASHSVLIPLQSEFFALEGLGQLLNTVKRVKSSFNPGLKIKGIVLTMFDRRTNLAQNVVEDARKYFKDLVFKTKIPRNVKLGEAPSYGLPVMLYDKQSQGAKGYMAFARELLKR, encoded by the coding sequence ATGACGCAGATCATCAGTATAGCCAATCAAAAAGGCGGGGTGGGAAAGACCACCACGGCTGTCAATCTGTCTGCAGCACTGGCCATGCTCAAGAAAAAAGTCCTGCTGGTGGACTGTGATTCCCAGGCCAATGCCACCACGGGCTTAGGCGTGGAAAAACCCGGTCTGGAAGCCTCCCTTTACCATGGACTGATCGGTGAGGCAGATATTCAGGACCTGCTGCTGCCCACCATGCTGCCGGGCCTGACCCTGTTGCCGGCCAATGTGGATTTGATCGGGTTTGAAATTGAAATGGTGTCTGTTTCGCAACGGGAGGCCCGACTGAAGCAGCTTCTGCTGCCCGTGGCTGACCAGTATGATTATGTGCTGATTGATTGCCCGCCGGCATTGAGTCTGTTGACCCTGAATGCATTTGTGGCGTCCCATTCCGTGTTGATCCCCCTTCAGAGCGAATTTTTTGCCCTGGAAGGCTTAGGCCAGCTTTTGAACACGGTCAAGCGGGTCAAATCATCGTTTAATCCGGGATTGAAAATCAAAGGCATTGTGCTGACCATGTTTGACCGGCGGACCAATCTGGCCCAGAACGTGGTGGAGGATGCCCGGAAATATTTCAAGGATCTGGTGTTTAAAACCAAGATACCGCGGAACGTGAAACTGGGGGAAGCCCCCAGTTACGGCCTGCCGGTCATGTTATACGACAAGCAGTCACAAGGAGCGAAAGGATATATGGCGTTTGCCAGGGAGCTGCTGAAACGATGA
- a CDS encoding phosphoenolpyruvate carboxykinase (GTP), producing the protein MDILNELGKIGSAKQALAVFEKQMDTAQLGRISSISHPEILKRIANAVVICNPDKIFINTGSEADRQFIRDLALETGEERSLAMENHTIRFDLPGEQGRIVDRTFYIANPEDLISSLANRMNRETALEDIRANMTDIMKGKTMVVGFYMRGPVGARVSNPALEITSSAYVSHSADILYRNAFADFDKEVAARGHFFTNVHSEGLNRTKDLPDARVFMDLQYQTTYSFKCTYAGNTLLLKKGNHRFAVDKAVHKNRGEELSEHMFITGIRGPKNRVTWFAGAAPSGCGKTTTAMAGDLFVGDDLAQMWIADDGSIRCVNPEAGIFGIVEDVNQEGDPLLMKVLRQPGYEVIWSNVLIDENNIPHWVGNLEPPPEKGINFQGEWHFGKTDDTGKPIPMSHPNSRCTLRSTNLENYCPDAENPDGVLTRIFTYSGRDADTMPPVWVARDSDQGVVIGACIVSAATATEVGASGVKRAPWANAPFIPGALGDYMDAQFRFFGNTRIQEQFQPVMAGLNYFLTDKARGGSTSKLLGEKKDVKVWLAWLERYAHKEAGHIQTPIGNLPLYRDLAPLFDKIIDKAYPKDLYDRQFSLYVDHIIARIELQEAAYAKEKNIPGRLFEILAHQKEALQALKQTKGPVILPGDMES; encoded by the coding sequence ATGGACATTCTGAATGAACTGGGCAAAATCGGATCAGCAAAACAGGCTTTGGCAGTTTTTGAAAAGCAAATGGATACGGCGCAGTTGGGTCGCATTTCAAGCATCTCCCATCCGGAAATTCTGAAACGGATTGCCAATGCCGTGGTGATCTGCAACCCGGACAAAATTTTCATCAACACGGGGTCTGAAGCGGACCGCCAGTTCATCCGGGACCTGGCCCTGGAAACCGGAGAAGAACGGTCCCTGGCCATGGAAAACCATACCATTCGTTTTGACCTGCCCGGAGAACAGGGCCGGATTGTGGACCGCACCTTTTATATCGCCAATCCGGAAGATCTGATCTCGTCCCTTGCCAACCGCATGAACCGGGAAACCGCCCTGGAAGATATCCGTGCCAACATGACCGATATCATGAAAGGGAAAACCATGGTGGTGGGATTTTACATGCGGGGGCCCGTGGGGGCACGGGTTTCCAACCCGGCCCTGGAAATCACCAGTTCCGCGTATGTCAGTCACAGTGCCGATATTCTGTACCGGAATGCATTTGCGGATTTTGACAAAGAAGTGGCGGCCCGGGGCCATTTTTTCACCAACGTCCATTCCGAGGGGCTGAACCGGACAAAAGACCTGCCCGATGCCCGGGTGTTCATGGATTTGCAGTACCAGACCACCTACAGTTTCAAATGCACCTATGCCGGCAACACATTGCTGCTCAAAAAAGGGAACCACCGGTTTGCCGTGGACAAGGCCGTCCATAAAAACCGGGGGGAAGAGCTGTCCGAACACATGTTCATCACCGGGATCCGGGGGCCGAAAAACCGGGTGACCTGGTTTGCCGGGGCCGCGCCGTCGGGATGCGGCAAAACCACCACGGCCATGGCCGGGGACCTGTTTGTGGGAGACGACCTGGCCCAGATGTGGATCGCAGACGACGGCAGCATCCGATGCGTCAACCCGGAGGCCGGTATCTTCGGGATTGTGGAGGATGTCAACCAGGAAGGGGACCCCTTGCTCATGAAAGTGCTCAGGCAGCCCGGGTACGAGGTAATCTGGTCCAATGTGCTCATCGATGAAAACAATATCCCCCACTGGGTGGGCAACCTTGAACCCCCGCCGGAAAAAGGGATCAATTTCCAGGGGGAATGGCATTTTGGCAAAACCGATGACACCGGCAAACCCATTCCCATGTCCCATCCCAATTCCCGGTGCACCCTGCGGTCCACCAACCTGGAAAACTATTGTCCGGACGCGGAAAACCCGGACGGGGTACTGACCCGGATATTCACATACAGCGGCCGGGATGCGGACACCATGCCCCCGGTCTGGGTGGCACGGGATTCCGATCAGGGCGTGGTCATCGGGGCCTGCATCGTATCGGCGGCCACGGCCACTGAAGTGGGAGCGTCCGGGGTCAAGCGGGCCCCCTGGGCCAATGCCCCGTTCATTCCCGGGGCTTTAGGGGATTACATGGATGCCCAGTTCCGGTTTTTCGGGAACACCAGAATTCAGGAACAATTTCAGCCCGTCATGGCCGGCCTGAATTATTTTCTCACGGACAAAGCCCGGGGCGGCAGTACCAGCAAACTGCTGGGAGAAAAAAAAGATGTCAAGGTCTGGCTGGCATGGCTGGAACGATACGCACACAAGGAAGCCGGACATATTCAGACCCCCATCGGCAACCTGCCCCTGTACCGGGATCTGGCGCCGCTGTTTGATAAGATCATTGACAAAGCTTATCCGAAAGATCTGTATGACCGGCAGTTTTCCCTGTATGTGGATCATATCATTGCACGCATCGAACTGCAGGAAGCTGCCTATGCCAAAGAAAAAAACATCCCCGGCCGGCTGTTTGAGATTCTGGCGCATCAGAAAGAAGCGCTGCAGGCATTGAAGCAGACAAAAGGCCCCGTGATTTTACCCGGGGATATGGAAAGCTGA
- a CDS encoding PHP domain-containing protein: protein MTHLIFADLHNHTQASDGDFTSGQLVARAKALGLKAIAITDHDTLKGIEPGLAAGEQAGIQVIPGVEVSVRFRRPFFTGTLHLLCYFSQKRLSDIKFVTDFETLMSKGRGQGLVRARIVRINEEFGPMGKTPLLARKLVFQDIADYSANASRRHFALALSEKLGMTEKETINQIIGNASPAYLPSGIELEDVARFMKQHPLLSVLAHPAAGSYPGNGHYKEVLPPIEIVETLLPEFLGAGLQGIEVFYPGHTKAFQEILLEWATRHDLLITGGSDCHDALERPLGVAGITESLFRRFEAALV, encoded by the coding sequence ATGACGCACTTGATATTTGCCGACCTGCATAACCACACCCAGGCCTCGGATGGTGATTTTACCTCCGGACAGCTGGTGGCCCGGGCCAAAGCGCTGGGACTCAAAGCAATTGCCATCACGGATCATGATACCCTCAAGGGAATTGAGCCGGGGCTGGCAGCAGGAGAACAGGCCGGAATTCAGGTGATTCCCGGGGTGGAGGTTTCCGTTCGGTTTCGTCGGCCTTTTTTTACTGGTACACTTCATCTGCTGTGTTATTTTTCTCAAAAGCGACTGTCAGACATAAAGTTTGTGACTGATTTTGAAACCCTGATGTCTAAAGGCCGGGGCCAAGGGCTGGTCCGGGCACGGATCGTTCGGATTAATGAAGAATTCGGACCCATGGGAAAGACACCGTTACTGGCCAGGAAACTGGTTTTTCAGGACATTGCCGATTACAGCGCCAATGCCAGCCGCCGTCATTTTGCCCTGGCCCTGTCCGAAAAACTGGGCATGACTGAAAAAGAAACCATCAACCAGATCATCGGCAATGCCAGCCCGGCCTATCTGCCGTCGGGCATTGAGCTGGAGGATGTGGCCCGGTTCATGAAACAGCATCCTTTACTGTCGGTCCTGGCCCATCCGGCTGCCGGTTCCTATCCGGGCAACGGCCATTACAAGGAAGTGCTGCCGCCCATTGAGATTGTGGAAACCCTGTTACCGGAATTTCTGGGTGCCGGACTTCAGGGCATCGAGGTGTTTTACCCGGGACACACAAAAGCGTTTCAAGAGATATTGCTGGAGTGGGCAACGCGTCATGATCTGCTGATCACGGGGGGTTCAGACTGCCACGATGCCTTGGAACGTCCTTTGGGAGTGGCCGGTATCACGGAATCCTTGTTTCGCCGGTTTGAAGCGGCACTGGTCTAA
- a CDS encoding ParB/RepB/Spo0J family partition protein, with amino-acid sequence MMDKKKKKTGLGRGIGALIPDFDMDAQKDRGEFFMCPVGNIAPNRYQPRTDFNEEELDRLKDSIAEQGILQPLLVRHLDGTYELIAGERRLRAAKSANLSHVPVVVKNLTDEQVLEVSIIENIQRANLNVLEEAEAYFRLMDEFGYTQEKVAKKIGKNRSTIANLLRLRGLPEKIKQSLLDEEISTGHARALLGAESLETQLALFEQVIAQKLSVRKTELLVNQSKQEKPEPVRNLSATEQAFLENTCSQISSQIQSPVKIRKTGEKGRIEINFTSQSEFSRLVNLLINIS; translated from the coding sequence ATGATGGATAAAAAAAAGAAAAAAACAGGCCTGGGCCGGGGCATCGGTGCATTGATTCCGGATTTTGATATGGATGCCCAGAAGGATCGGGGGGAATTTTTTATGTGTCCGGTGGGAAATATCGCTCCCAACCGGTATCAACCCCGGACTGATTTCAATGAAGAGGAACTGGACCGTCTAAAGGATTCCATTGCCGAGCAGGGGATATTGCAACCGCTGCTGGTCCGCCATCTGGACGGCACCTATGAACTGATCGCCGGGGAACGGCGGCTGAGGGCCGCCAAGTCAGCCAATTTGAGCCATGTGCCCGTGGTGGTCAAGAACCTGACCGATGAGCAGGTGCTGGAAGTGTCCATTATTGAGAATATTCAGCGGGCCAACCTGAATGTGCTGGAAGAAGCGGAAGCCTATTTCAGGCTCATGGATGAATTCGGCTATACTCAGGAAAAAGTGGCCAAAAAAATCGGTAAAAACCGTTCCACCATTGCCAATCTGCTCCGGCTGCGGGGATTGCCTGAAAAAATCAAACAAAGTCTTCTGGATGAAGAAATTTCCACGGGCCATGCCCGGGCCCTGCTGGGTGCGGAATCTCTGGAAACCCAGCTGGCCCTGTTCGAACAGGTGATTGCCCAGAAACTGTCGGTCAGAAAAACCGAGCTTCTGGTGAATCAGTCCAAACAGGAAAAACCCGAACCTGTCCGGAACCTGTCCGCAACAGAACAAGCCTTTCTTGAAAACACCTGTTCCCAGATTTCCAGTCAGATCCAGTCGCCGGTGAAAATTCGAAAAACCGGGGAAAAAGGCCGTATTGAAATCAATTTCACGTCTCAATCGGAATTTTCCCGGCTGGTGAACCTGCTGATCAATATTTCATGA
- a CDS encoding MFS transporter — MTQPRFRFYTLILVTTLAKLLMNTARRMVYPFAPAFARGLDVDLAAITSVIALNQATAVLGPVGASFADHYGNRRIILFSLVMLCIGCVAAGLIPIYGTLVLALFLAGLAKSIFDPSFQAFIGTHVPFEQRGKFIGMTELAWAGATLVGIPLAGMTIQAFSFQTPFLVIGIMAAACFALIFRLMPEDRPPAGNTGKKTGHLLVNWRQIMKTRQVLGMLSFAFFMALGSDILFVVYGAWLEQSYGLSLAAIGMGTILIGMAEVAGEAITAFFSDRIGLLRTVFIGMILTAGAYFLLPVLDRGVPYVLGGLFLVFLCFEFTIVTAMSLATELIPELRASTLSAFYAVGGMGRVVGAFCGGLIWSKTGIFHISVIAGVCTLAALACMTAGFIRFSRS, encoded by the coding sequence ATGACACAACCCCGTTTCCGCTTTTACACGCTGATCCTTGTCACCACTTTGGCCAAACTGCTGATGAACACGGCCCGAAGAATGGTATACCCCTTTGCCCCGGCCTTTGCCAGGGGGCTGGACGTGGATCTGGCCGCCATCACCTCGGTCATTGCCCTGAATCAGGCCACGGCCGTGCTGGGACCGGTGGGGGCCTCTTTTGCCGACCATTACGGCAACCGCCGCATTATTTTGTTTTCTCTGGTCATGCTCTGTATCGGGTGTGTGGCCGCCGGCCTGATCCCTATTTACGGCACCCTGGTGCTGGCCCTGTTTCTCGCAGGACTGGCCAAAAGCATTTTTGATCCCAGTTTCCAGGCATTCATCGGCACCCATGTGCCGTTTGAACAGCGGGGGAAATTCATCGGCATGACGGAGCTGGCCTGGGCCGGCGCCACTTTAGTGGGAATTCCTTTAGCCGGCATGACCATCCAGGCGTTTTCCTTTCAGACCCCGTTTCTGGTCATCGGCATCATGGCCGCCGCCTGTTTTGCCTTGATTTTCCGGCTCATGCCCGAAGACCGGCCCCCTGCCGGAAATACCGGCAAAAAAACCGGGCACCTGCTGGTGAACTGGCGGCAGATCATGAAAACCCGGCAGGTTTTAGGCATGCTGAGCTTTGCCTTTTTCATGGCATTGGGATCAGATATTTTGTTTGTGGTCTACGGCGCATGGCTGGAACAATCCTATGGCCTGTCTCTGGCCGCCATCGGCATGGGAACGATCCTCATCGGCATGGCCGAGGTGGCCGGAGAAGCGATCACCGCATTTTTTTCCGACCGGATCGGGCTGCTGAGAACCGTGTTCATCGGCATGATCCTGACGGCCGGGGCCTATTTTCTACTGCCCGTCCTGGACCGGGGGGTCCCCTATGTGCTGGGCGGATTGTTTCTGGTATTTTTATGCTTTGAATTCACCATTGTCACGGCCATGAGCCTGGCCACGGAACTGATACCGGAACTGCGGGCATCCACCTTGTCGGCATTTTATGCTGTGGGCGGCATGGGCCGGGTGGTCGGGGCGTTTTGCGGTGGCCTGATCTGGTCTAAAACCGGTATTTTCCACATCAGCGTGATTGCCGGTGTGTGCACACTGGCCGCCCTGGCCTGTATGACGGCCGGGTTTATCCGTTTTTCCCGGTCTTAG
- a CDS encoding cytochrome c biogenesis CcdA family protein yields MFTETVTFPAAFIAGLLSFLSPCILPLIPAYFSFITGLSLDELTQGRQETRKKVILSTLAYVAGFSLVFILMGASASFLGSAFTRYAHIVQYVGGAIILIFGLHLLGVINIKALAFEKRIHMKQKPVHLAGTFVIGMAFGAGWSPCIGPLLGSILIVAGNQDTVAKGIWLLAVYSAGLALPFILMSFFITSLVETMKKATRFIPIINKVAGGLLVVMGLLLIFDKFHLLTLV; encoded by the coding sequence GTGTTCACTGAAACCGTTACATTTCCGGCGGCATTTATCGCCGGCCTGCTCTCATTTTTATCCCCGTGTATTCTGCCGCTGATCCCTGCGTATTTTTCATTCATCACGGGGCTGTCTTTGGATGAACTCACCCAGGGCAGACAGGAAACCCGGAAAAAAGTGATCCTGTCCACCCTGGCCTATGTGGCCGGATTTTCCCTGGTGTTCATCCTGATGGGGGCATCGGCTTCGTTTCTGGGATCTGCGTTCACCCGATACGCCCACATCGTTCAGTACGTGGGCGGGGCCATCATCCTGATTTTCGGGCTGCACCTGCTGGGGGTCATCAACATCAAGGCCCTGGCGTTTGAAAAGCGGATCCACATGAAGCAGAAACCGGTCCACCTGGCCGGCACCTTTGTCATCGGCATGGCGTTCGGAGCCGGATGGAGTCCGTGCATCGGGCCGCTTTTGGGAAGCATCCTGATCGTGGCAGGCAACCAGGACACCGTGGCCAAGGGAATCTGGCTTCTGGCCGTGTATTCCGCGGGTCTGGCCCTGCCGTTTATTCTCATGTCCTTTTTCATCACCTCCCTGGTGGAAACCATGAAAAAAGCCACCCGGTTCATTCCCATCATCAACAAAGTCGCGGGCGGACTGCTGGTTGTCATGGGGCTGCTGCTGATTTTTGATAAATTTCATTTACTGACCCTGGTCTGA